A window of Sodalis praecaptivus genomic DNA:
GTGTCCGCGCTGGATGTTTCGGTACGGGCGCAGGTCTTGAATCTGATGATGGACCTGCAGCAGGAGATGGGGTTGTCCTACGTGTTTATCTCACACGATTTATCGGTGGTAGAGCACATCGCCGACGACGTGATGGTGATGTACTTGGGCCGCTGCGTCGAGAAGGGCAGCAAAGACGCGATTTTCAACAATCCGCGTCATCCCTACACCCAGGCGCTGCTGTCCGCCACGCCCCGGCTCAATCCCGATCTGCGCCGCGAGCGGATAAAGCTGACCGGCGAGCTGCCGAGCCCGCTAAACCCGCCGCCGGGCTGTGCCTTCAACGCACGTTGCCGGCGCCGATTTGGCTCCTGCACCGTGCTGCAACCGCAGCTGAAAGGCTACGGCGATCAACTGGTGGCGTGTTTCGCCGTTGATCAGGATGAAGCCCAAACGGGCCGCTAACCACCGACTCAGGGGACCCTGTCCCCTGATATACCGCCTGTGTCCCCCCGTGAGATAAACAAGCGCCCGTCTCCCTCAGGGCCAGAATAGCCCAGATACCCCGTCGTTCCGCAACGAACCGAACCGGGCTACCTTGGCGCCCTTATCGCTGGTTGGCTAGTCGATCAATTGCACTCCTTTGCGGATAAAATCCAAAGGTATGTATTTATCAAGGCCGGTATGCCGGCAATATTCAATAAGCTGAACCAGACTGTGCACGCCGGCCTTGTTGTAAATATTCATGAGGTGCACTTCAACCGTTTTATAGGAAATAGCGAGTCGTTTAGCAATTTCTTTGGCGCTAAGCCTCTGTTGCGCCCAAAAGATAATTTCAAGCTCCCTTTTGGTGAAAAGTTCATTGTCAGCATCTATTTGAATGGTCTTTTTATTAAGCCGATTCATATAATAAAGTAATTCAGGTACGTCAAGACGCCTTCCATGCGTAACGATACCAATGAGTTTGTTATCGTCATCATAAAGCGGTGCTCTTTCAGCATAATGTGGCACAAGCGTAGTGGTATTACCTTTACCATAATGATGAATGGCTATAGATATTATTTTTCTATTTTCTTTGATCACCTTTTCGTCGCTGGCGATAAATTCGGGCCAGAGTTCTTGGCAAATATCTGTAGGAACTTCTTTATCTGTCCTTCCTTCCGCATTGAATTTCTTGGGAAATCGAAAGAACTCAGTGGCTGAATCGTTTACGAAGACGTATTTTGCCTCATTGTCTTTAATCAGCCAATGATCCGAGCTGTTTTTAATGAAGGAGATCAACGACTGAGGTGATTTTAAGTATGATTTTAAATGATTCTTACGATTTCCCATGATATTAATTTCCTCGTGAAGCTTAAAGAGAAAAGTGTTGAAGTGTGAAGCATATAGAATAATGACCTGCAAAAACATCAAGAACAGTTCTCGATAAATGGGTTCAATGCAAGAGATAAATCTGTTCAAGCTTATAGGATAGTCTTTCCGTCAGCAGGATTTTGTCAAGTTTAATCATCACAATTAACCGTTTTATCTTGTAGAATGAAAATGAAATCAAAAAAGGAGAGATTATTTCATGGAAGAAAATAAACGTGATGCCTATGCTTTCAATAGAGTGCCAATAAACGAAAGAGTTAGTTTATTTAATGTGACCCTTGTTCGTATGGGCATGGCGACATCTCTAGCACAATTCATGCTGGGTACCACATTGGGTCATGGCATGACATTCTTTCAGGCCATGCTGGCGACGACTTTAGGCAGCATCATTTTGGTTTTTGTCAGTTTCGGTCTCGGGTATGCCGGTATGCGAGAAGGTCTTTCCACCAGTGTCTTATCCCGATGGTGCGGCTTTGGGAAGTCAGGATCCATGCTTATCGGACTCGCCATTTCAATCAGCCTGTTAGGCTGGTTTGGCGTAAACATCGCACTGATTGCCCAAAGCTTGCTCACCGTGCTAGGAAGTCATATCAATTATTTCTGGTGCTCAGTAATAAGCGGACTCGTATTTTCTTTGCTAGTGGCTTTTGGTTTCAACGCACTAAGCATCACGGCAAAGATTGCGGTTCCGCTTTTTTTGGCAGTAATATTTTATATGTGTTATCACGAGATTGTGAAACACACTGGCGAAAGTTTATATTCTTCCTCTCCCCTGGGTGAGGGTATTTCGATTGGAGAGGGGGCAACCATGGTTGCGGGTCTGTTTATCGTAGGCGCCTTGATAACGCCTGATACAAGCCGATATTGTAAAAACGGTAAACACGTATTTTGGATGATAACGTCCTCGGTGATTATCGGTGAATTCTTTATCAATGGAATAGCTATATTAGTCGCTCATGCGTTGGGTACCTCGAATGTTGTAGAGATCATGATTCATACGGCGGGTTGGATTGGCGTTCTTACGGTTATATTATCCGCCATCAAGGTTAATGACACCAATTTATACTCCGCCTCTATTAATATCATTGGCTTTCTTGAAATGCTGACCGGTAAGAGATTCAATTATACCGCCGTAACGTTGCTGATAGGCTTGCTCGGCACATTATTGTCATTGTCAGGCGTTTTGGAGGCTTTCATTCCCTTCTTGATGGCGCTTGGTTTAATTTTTCCTCCCATCGCGGGTGTGATGTTGGTTGACTATTATATTTTACGTACGAGTCGACATCATCTGGAGAGATCACGTAAACTGGGCAAACTCCCTAATGACGTATCAATGCCAATCACTCATTTAGTCGCTATTATCTCCTGCGCTTTGGGCAGTACCGTGGGGGTGTATCTCAAAAATGGGATCCCTTCTGTGAATTCTATTTTTGCGGCTGGCATAATTTATTGGCTCTTGATGACCATAAAATCCGCACTTAGGAAATAGAACGGTTTCGTTGGCTTGAGCCTTGACCCATCAGGCTCAAGCTTAAGTCTGAAAGCATCTAAAAAAACTCGCATTTTAGACCACTTTGGTCTAGGAATAGGGGCGCCAGAGAGTGCGCAGTTAACCGCTGAAAATTTGGCTGACGATGATGGCTTTCATGGCAACACGCTTCGCATTACTTTAGTAAGGTTATTAAAAACTGCCAACAGTAGTGTTTCGCGATAAATTAGGCATCTGCATGATCCACCTAGGTAAGCCGATCCAGTTAACATGCTATCTTCGCCCTGTCAATAAGGGAAATTCAATGATGTAATTTTATCCCGCCGTCGTCAATACTGACCACTCCTTAATAGTATGCTTAATTCTCAAGGATGATGTTTGATGAGTGGTCTATGTATCCCCCTCAAACGGGAAAATATCTCCAGGCAGCTTATTTATCTTTATGAAAATCAAGATGATGCTTGTTTTATTCGCGATAACGAGGCGCGGTATGTTTATATTAATCCAGCGATGTTCGCACTCCTCGATTTGCCTGCATCATTCAGTATTGAAGGGAAATCACTCGCACAAGTCCCTCACTGGATAAATGTTTTTGAGGATGAGTTTAAACATTATGATAAAATAGTAATGGAAAAGAGCGTTTCGCTATCGTTAGTTGTTACATCAGCATTCGGCAGAGAAAACTGCATCCAGCCTTATATTTTTGATATAAAACCTTTTTTTGATGAGCAGGGCAACGTTGTAGGCACCATTTCTGAAGCCAGACCCTTACTCTTTTTCTCAGCCATGAATTATATCAACGGTAAATCGCCGGTTAAGTTAACGACGCATTTGTCGGATAACACTTTTACGGAGCGAGAGCTCGAAATTATCTTCTTTTCTTATCAAGGGTTGAGCAGCAAGGAAATAGCGCTCCGCCTGGGAATTTCACATCGCACGGTAGAAAATAGGCTTTGCGGGCTGTATCAAAGGGCAAATGTTCATAATATTCAGCAATTCAGAGAGTTTTGCAAAGATTTAAGCTTTGATTATTATATTCCCGAATCTTTTTTGCAGCCGAAAATTATCGTCATAGAGGCTGTTAATGCCTAATATTTTTGTGATATTGGTCAGAATTGATACGCCAAGCCTGTCCAAGGCTGTTTTTTTTTCGTTCATATTGCATGATTTTGTGTTTAACCAATAGGCTTTAATTCGCGGCGTTGATAGATAAATACACCACGATGACAGTCGGTGTGTCGCGCCGCAAGCCACGTTTACACGTTTACACGTTTACACGTTTACACATTTACACATTTACTTATTTACACGCTTACACGCTTACACGCTTACACGCTTACACGCTTACACGCTTACACGTTTAAACGCTTCCCTGCTTTGGCTTTGGCAAATTGCGCCGCCTGGTAAATGAATCCCACTAAAGCAGGGCCGTTTAAAACGAGCGGCAATGACCTGTTATGCGCTTGCGCTACCAGCGCAAACGTATAAGCTCAACGGCACGCTGCAAGGGGCGACCTTCTGCTGCGCGAGCGGCCATTCGTGCAACAGCGGTTGGCGGAGGTGAGCAACGTTCCCGGTGCCGGGACCGGGTAGCGGCATTTCAATTGTGGATTGAATACCGTTTGCCGCTGTGCCGAATGAACGCGCGCGACGTGCCGGTAGTTGAAGGCACGTCACCCGCAACGGAACGATCTTCGTCGCCGCGATTTTGATCAGCGCCTGCGCTGAAGGTGACCGGTACCAGGGGCGCGTCCTGGTCATTTTTGTTACTCTCCGCTTAGCCTCTGTTAAATAAAGATCCCTTTCCGTTTAGCTTCCATTTAAATCAAGGTTGTGGAATTTGACATATATCATGCAAGAGACTTTTTTGTAATGTTAGCATTTCCATAATTAATCGGCTTAGGCGTTTATCAGCTTTATAGCGCGGTTATTTTACTCTTATGCCGGTCGCTTGCGCTGTTTCGTCGTTTCATTAACAAACCAGCGCAATAAGTAGAAAAGGGCCTGCTGAAACGGCGTTATTAAGCCAATAGCCATGGCAAAGGCCCTTATTTTAGCGCGTAACGGACACGTTATTGCCCGTGCGAGTGTCTGTGATATGGCCGAAGCTTTATTGCCGGCGTTAAAAATAGCACCTGCTGTATAGGCCATAATGGGTGGGTTGAAATGCGAGGCGGTTATTTTCTCCTGTGTTAGCCTCTTAATTAAACCACTGTTTTGTAGCGGTTCGGCTTATTTTATGCACCTCATTCATTTATTTGGCCGGTGCTCAGAGCACATGTCGGGAAGGTGATTATCATTTCAGCGCGCGGCGGAGTTATTTAAGCTGCCACTCTTGCTACCGCCTGTCCCTTAGCGGTGGCTGAAATGGAGGGGCGCATAGTACCGGCAATATTGCACGCGGAATTGGCGCTAGCGCCTTCTTGCGCGGCCGGACCTGGCTTGGCTGAAAACGGCAAGGCTCGACGCCGGGCACCCTAAGCGGGTTGCTTGCTACACCCTACAGCGCTGCGCGAATCATCGGGGTTCGACGATGGCGGGCGAGAGGACTTACCCGTTGCCGACATCGGCTGTGCATTAATGATCTCTCAAGGCCATTGCGCCGTCAGCGAAGCACCCTGCGTCTTGGCAATGAAGTCATCTGACGGGGCTTGCGCCCTTACTGGAGAAGCGCCATGAGTAAACTCCTTGACCGCTTTCGCTATTTCAAGCAGAAAGGGGAAACCTTTGCCGCGGGTCATGGGCAGGTGTACCACACCAATCGTGACTGGGAAGACAGTTATCGCCAACGCTGGCAATACGACAAAATGGTGCGTTCTACCCACGGCGTTAACTGTACCGGCTCCTGTAGCTGGAAGATCTATGTCAAAAACGGTTTGGTGACGTGGGAAACGCAGCAAACGGATTATCCGCGTACCCGGCCGGACATACCCAATCACGAGCCGCGCGGCTGCCCGCGCGGTGCCAGCTATTCGTGGTATCTCTACAGTGCCAATCGCTTAAAATACCCGTTAATTCGCCAGGCGCTGCTTGAACTGTGGCGGGAAGCGCGCTGCCAGCATCACGATCCGGTGGCGGCCTGGCAGTCAATCATGGCCGATGAGCAAAAATGTCAACACTATAAAGCGCAGCGTGGCCGCGGCGGGTTTGTCCGTTCCAGCTGGCAGGAGCTTAATCCGCTGATTGCCGCGGCCAATATCTGGACGATTAAAAACGTCGGGCCGGATCGCGTGGTGGGGTTTTCGCCCATCCCCGCCATGTCGATGGTGTCTTACGCTGCGGGGACGCGCTATCTGTCGCTGCTTGGCGGAACCTGTTTGAGCTTTTACGACTGGTATTGCGATCTCCCCCCCGCATCGCCGATGACCTGGGGTGAACAGACGGACGTGCCGGAATCCGCCGACTGGTACAACGCCAGCTATATCATTGCCTGGGGGTCCAACGTACCGCAAACGCGTACGCCGGACGCGCATTTTTTTACCGAAGTGCGTTACAAAGGGACCAAAACCGTTGCGGTTACGCCTGATTATGCCGAAGTCGCCAAACTGAGCGACCAGTGGCTGGCGCCAAAGCAAGGTACCGACAGCGCCTTGGCCCTGGCGATGGGGCATGTGTTACTCACCGAGTTTCATTTGCAAAATCCCAGCGAATACTTCCTGAATTATGTCCGGCGCTATACCGATATGCCGCTACTGGTGGTGCTTGATGCACGTGAAGACGGCAGTTTCGTCCCGGGCCGCCAGCTGCGCGCGGCCGATTTGGTGAATAACCTCGGCGAGGAGAATAATCCGCAATGGAAAACCGTCGCCTTCGACAGCGCGGGTGAATTAGCGGTGCCGAATGGCTCGATCGGTTTTCGCTGGGGGGAAACGGGGAAATGGAATCTTGAACAGAAAGCCAACGGTCAGGCGACCGAGTGGCTGCTCAGCCTGCTTGAGCAGCGCGATGACGTGCTGGATGTGGCTTTTGCGTATTTTGGCGGGCTGGAGAACCCGCATTTTCGTCATGTGAAGCAAGACGCCATCCTGGTGCATAAACTGCCGGTAAAATTTCTGCGGCTGGCCGACGGTTCCCGGGTGCCGGTCACCACGGTTTATGATCTTACCCTCGCCAATTACGGCGTCGATCGCGGTCTTGATGACAACAACTGCGCGCGCGGCTATCACGAGATACGCGCCTATTCACCGGCATGGGCCGAGCAGATTTGCGGCGTCCCGCGTGAGCAGATCGCGCAAATCGCCCGTGAGTTTGGCGCCAGCGCCCATAAAACCCATGGCCGGGCGATGATCATCCTCGGTGCGGGCATCAACCACTGGTATCACATGGATATGAGCTACCGCGCGCTGATCAACATGCTGATTTTTTGTGGCTGCGTCGGCCAGAGCGGCGGCGGCTGGGCGCACTATGTCGGTCAGGAGAAACTTCGGCCGCAAACGGGATGGCTGCCGCTGGCCTTTGCGCTCGATTGGCATCGTCCGCCGCGTCAGATGAATAGCACCTCCTTTTTCTACAATCACGCCAGCCAATGGCGTTATGAGAAATTGCAGGCGCAGGCGCTGCTGTCGCCGCTGGCGGATGCCGGGGACTATGCGGGTCATTTGCTCGATTTTAACGTGCGCGCCGAGCGCATGGGCTGGTTGCCCTCTTCGCCGCAGCTCAATGTTAATCCGCTGTACATCGCCGCCAAAGCACGGCTGGCCGGGCAATCAGCCGAAGATTGGACCGCGTGTGCGCTTAAATCGGGCGAACTGCGTATGGCCTGCGAACAGCCGGAGAGCGGCAACAATCATCCGCGCAATATGTTTATTTGGCGCTCCAACCTGTTGGGTTCCTCCGGCAAAGGGCATGAATACATGCTGCGCTATCTGCTCGGTGCCGAAAGCGGCATACAGGGTGAACCGCTGACGGATGAGGCGCTTATGCCTAAGGAAGTGGAGTGGCGCACGGCAGCGCTTGAAGGGAAATTGGACTTGCTGGTCACGCTCGACTTCCGCATGTCGAGTACCTGCCTGTTCTCCGACATCGTCCTTCCTACTGCCACCTGGTATGAAAAAGACGACATGAACACCTCCGACATGCATCCGTTTATCCACCCGCTTTCCGCCGCGGTCGATCCGGCGTGGGAGTCGAAAAGCGATTGGGAGATTTACAAGGGTATCGCCAAAACCTTTTCGCAGCTGTGCGTCGGCCATCTCGGTGTTGAAACCGATGTCGTGCTGCAACCTATTCAGCATGACACCCCGGCCGAACTGGCCCAGGGCGGTGACATCCGCGACTGGAAAAAAGGGGAGTGCGATCTGATCCCCGGCCAGACCGCGCCGCATATCATCAGCGTGCAGCGTGATTATCCGGCGACCTATGAACGCTTCACCGCCGTCGGCCCGCTGCTGGAACAGCTCGGCAACGGCGGCAAGGGCATACGCTGGAATACCGATAAAGAAGTCGAGCTATTACGCCAGCTGAATCATGTCAAATCAAACGGGCCGGCCAAGGGACAACCGCAGCTCAATAGCGCGATTGATGCCGCCGAGATGATTCTCACGCTGGCGCCGGAAACCAACGGTCGGGTGGCGGTAAAAGCCTGGCGGGCGCTGAGTGAATTTACCGGCCGCGATCACGCGCACCTGGCGCGGCCAAAAGAGGAGGAAAAAATCCGCTTTCGCGATATTCAGGCGCAGCCGCGCAAAATCATCTCTAGCCCAACCTGGTCGGGGCTGGAAGCTGAGCACGTCGCCTATAACGCCGGCTACACCAACGTGCATGAATTGATACCGTGGCGCACGCTAAGCGGTCGTCAGCAGTTGTATCAGGACCATCCGTGGATGCGCGCCTTCGGTGAAAGTCTGGTGGCTTATCGTCCGCCGGTGGATACGCGCAGCCTGGCTGGTCTACAGCATATTCCCGCCAACGGATTCCCGGAGAAGGCGCTGAACTTCCTGACGCCGCACCAGAAATGGGGCATCCACTCCACCTACAGCGACAACCTGCTGATGCTGACGTTGTCGCGCGGTGGGCCCATCGTCTGGATGAGCGAGAGCGATGCCCGTGAACTTGGCATAGCCGACAACGACTGGATTGAAGCCTTCAACGCTAACGGCGCGCTGACGGCGCGTGCGGTGGTCAGTCAACGCATACCGGCGGGAATGACGATGATGTACCACGCGCAGGAGCGTTTAATAAACCTCCCCGGTTCGGAAGTCACCGGCATGCGCGGCGGGATCCATAATTCGGTGACGCGCGTCTGCCCGAAACCGACCCACATGATAGGCGGCTACGCGCAACTGGCATACGGTTTCAATTATTACGGTACCGTCGGGTCCAATCGCGATGAATTCATCATGATACGCAAAATGAAGCGGGTGAACTGGCTGGACGATGAGGGCCGCGATGGGGTCCAGGAGGCGACGAGATGAAAATTCGCGCGCAAATCGGCATGGTGCTTAATCTCGATAAATGTATCGGCTGCCACACCTGCTCGGTCACCTGCAAAAACGTCTGGACTAGCCGCGAGGGAGTGGAGTACGCCTGGTTTAACAACGTCGAAACCAAACCCGGCATCGGTTATCCGAACGCGTGGGAAGATCAGCAAAAATGGCGGGGGGGCTGGCTGCGCAAAATTAACGGTCGACTCCTACCGCGCCTGGGGCATCGCGCATCGGTGCTGTCTAACCTCTTCGCCAACCCGGTAGTACCGGGCATAGATGATTATTATGAGCCGTTTACCTATGACTACCAAACGCTGCACAACGCTAAAGCCGGCCATGCTCAGCCGACGGCGCGCCCGCGGTCGTTGATTAGCGGTGAGCGCATGGACAACATTGTCGGCGGCCCCAACTGGGAAGAGCTGCTGGGTGGCGAGTTTAGCCAACGTGCGGCGGACAGTAACTTTGCCCGGCTGCAAAAAGAAATCTACGGCCAGTTCGAGCACACGTTCATGCTGTATCTGCCGCGCCTGTGTGAACACTGTCTTAACCCCAGCTGTGTCGCCACCTGCCCGAGCGGCGCCATCTACAAGCGCGAAGAAGACGGAATCGTGCTCATCGACCAGGATAGATGCCGTGGCTGGCGTATGTGCATCAGCGGTTGTCCGTACAAGAAAATCTACTTCAACTGGAAAAGCGGCAAGTCTGAAAAATGCCTTTTCTGTTATCCCCGCATTGAGTCCGGCATGCCAACCCTCTGCGCGGAAACCTGCGTTGGCCGTATTCGCTATCTCGGCGTGTTGCTGTATGACGCGGATAGCATTGCCGACGCCGCCGGCACCGAAGCAGAGCACCGACTGTATGAGCGCCAGCGCGAGATATTTTTAGATCCCGGCGATCCCGCCGTGGTTGCACAAGCGCGCAAGCAGGGCATTACGCAAAATGTGATTGACGCGGCGCAGGCGTCGCCCGTCTGGAAATTGGCCGTGGACTGGCAGTTGGCGCTGCCGCTGCACCCGGAATATCGCACGTTGCCCATGGTGTGGTATGTACCGCCGTTATCGCCCATCCAATCGGTGGCCGATAGCGGCGGGCTGCAGCACGCCAACGGCGTCCTACCCGACGTCGAAAGTTTGCGCATTCCCGTGCAGTATCTCGCCAATATGCTGACCGCAGGGGATACCGTCCCCGTGTTGCGTGCTCTAAAGCGCCTGATGGCGATGCGTCATTACAAACGCTCACAAACCGTGGACGGCGTGACGGATACGCGCGCGCTGCAAGAGGTGGGTCTAAGTGCAACGCAGGCGGAGGAGATGTACCGCTATTTGGCCATTGCGAATGACGAAGATCGTTTTGTCATCCCCAGCAGCCATCGTGAGCTTGCGCGCGACGCCTTCTGGCAACGCAACGGCTGCGGTTTCAGTTTTGGCGACGGCTGTCACGGCAGCGACAGTCGATTCAACCTGTTCAACAGCCGGCGGATTGATGCCATCGATGTAAGCGATAAAAGCGGAGGTGGCGGATGAGAATCTTAAAATTCTTCAGCTTATTGCTTGATTACCCTGATGAAAGTCTATGGGCGCATCAGGAAGAACTCCTGGCGCTTGCGGTGCAACAACAGCCGTCCCTATTGCCGTTTCTTCAGCGTTATCTTACCGCCCGACCGCTGGATAAGCAGGCCGACTGGTGTGCGCTGTTCGAGCGGGGCCGTGCAACGTCGCTGCTTCTGTTCGAGCATGTGCACGCACAATCACGCGACCGCGGCCAGGCAATGGTCGATCTGCTGGCGCAGTATGAGCAAGCGGGGTTGGCGCTCAAGCGCCGCGAATTACCCGATTATCTGCCGCTGTATTTGGAGTATTTAAGTCTTCGTCCTGCGGGCGAGGCGCGGCAGGGATTACTGGATATCGCGCCGATTCTGGCGCTGGTCGGCGGCCGCTTGCAACAGCGTCAAAGTGACTACAGCGCGCTGTTTGATGCGCTATTGACCCTGGCCAACAGCCCGCTTAGCAGCAATGGCATGGCGCAGCAAATCGCCGGCGAGCCGCGCGATGATACGCGCGATGCGCTGGATGCCGTGTGGGAAGAAGAACGCGTAACCTTCATGGATGACAACCCTTGTAACAGGAGTGCGGTGCGGCAACATCAGCGGCGCTGTCGTGATGATGTGCAGCCGTATTATCTCCATCCCACCGCGGGGGGAAAACGCTGATGCACTATTTAACGATGTGGTTTTTCGACATTTACCCCTATCTGTGCGGCACGGTATTCCTGATAGGCAGCTGGCTACGCTATGACTACGGGCAATATAGCTGGCGCGCCTCGTCAAGCCAGATGCTGGATAAGCAAGGTATGCGGCTGGCCTCCAACCTCTTTCACCTCGGCATTCTCGGCATCTTTTTTGGCCACCTCTTGGGACTACTGACGCCGCACTGGGTTTACCAGCCCTTCCTGTCGATTGCCGTCAAGCAGCAAATGGCGATGGCGGCCGGCGGCGTCTTTGGCATCATGACGCTCATCGGCGGATTACTGCTGCTGAAACGGCGGTTGACGCACCCGCGCATACGCGCCACCTCCACCCTGATGGATAGCGTGATCCTGCTGATGCTGGTGACGCAATGCCTGCTGGGGCTGTTGACCATTCTGTTTTCACGGCGTCATATGGACGGTCACGATATGATGAAACTGGTTGACTGGGCGCAGGCGATTGTGACGTTTCACGGTCATGCGTCTGACCATCTGGACGGCGTGGAGTGGGTATACCGCGTGCACTTGGTGTTGGGTATGACGCTATTTCTGGTTTTCCCTTTCACCCGGCTGGTGCATGTATGGAGCGCGCCGGTGGGGTATTTAACCCGGCGTTATCAGATTGTGCGTTCGCGTCGTTAACCTCGCATACTCGGCCGGGGGGCGAGGCCTTGCCGGCACCGCGCCTGGCCGCGATTGTTAAGCATCGACGGCGTCTTTTTGCGCAGCGGCCTCCCTGTGCCTGCTGATGGCCTTCCCTGCCCCGTTGAGCGGCTTAAACGGTGCCGAGCGCCGTTATTGGCGCTGTAGCGACCAGTAGGTGAGGAGATGCAGGCTGGCGGAATAATAGTCCTCATTGTTCTGCAAACGGTCGGTTACCTGAGCGCCGTTGGCCAATATGGCGTCTCGTATGGCCAGCATGCCCGGCGGTAGCATGTAGTCGGCTTTTTCGCCGCTTTGCACGTCAACCCAGGCCGGCGTACTAAGTCTGTCGTACTGACGCCAATAGGCGATATAAGGCCCCAAGGCCTGGTTGTCCGGCTGCGCCCAATGGAGGTAAAGCGGAATACGCACCGCGTCGAAACTGAACCGCGCCGGCCAGCGATCGCCGGGGGCTACGCCGCCGTTCGCGTCCAGACGCACCCAGTCGGTGGGCAGCCGGGACGTGCCGAAACGCATTTTGCTCAATAATTGCCGGGCGTCGCTGCTGAGTTCATTCCAAATCGGCAGATGACTCTGTTGATAAAACGCCTGCCAGGCGGGAAAAATAAAGTAGGAGGGGTTAAGGGTCAGCGCGTCGGCCTGCTTAAAGCCCTCCACGCCGGGCAGCAACACTTTGAGGCCGGCGAACTCCACCACGGTGCGCTGCACAATCGCCTGCTGTAGTGCCTCAGAGGCCTGTAGGTAGTCGGGCTGTCGCCATTTTTGCCCTGCTTGCAGCAATGCCCAGGCAATCAGCGTATCGCCGTCGGTAGCGTTATTGCGATCCGCCACCGGCGGGGTGCTGGCGGGA
This region includes:
- the narH gene encoding nitrate reductase subunit beta, with translation MKIRAQIGMVLNLDKCIGCHTCSVTCKNVWTSREGVEYAWFNNVETKPGIGYPNAWEDQQKWRGGWLRKINGRLLPRLGHRASVLSNLFANPVVPGIDDYYEPFTYDYQTLHNAKAGHAQPTARPRSLISGERMDNIVGGPNWEELLGGEFSQRAADSNFARLQKEIYGQFEHTFMLYLPRLCEHCLNPSCVATCPSGAIYKREEDGIVLIDQDRCRGWRMCISGCPYKKIYFNWKSGKSEKCLFCYPRIESGMPTLCAETCVGRIRYLGVLLYDADSIADAAGTEAEHRLYERQREIFLDPGDPAVVAQARKQGITQNVIDAAQASPVWKLAVDWQLALPLHPEYRTLPMVWYVPPLSPIQSVADSGGLQHANGVLPDVESLRIPVQYLANMLTAGDTVPVLRALKRLMAMRHYKRSQTVDGVTDTRALQEVGLSATQAEEMYRYLAIANDEDRFVIPSSHRELARDAFWQRNGCGFSFGDGCHGSDSRFNLFNSRRIDAIDVSDKSGGGG
- a CDS encoding PAS and helix-turn-helix domain-containing protein, producing the protein MGNRKNHLKSYLKSPQSLISFIKNSSDHWLIKDNEAKYVFVNDSATEFFRFPKKFNAEGRTDKEVPTDICQELWPEFIASDEKVIKENRKIISIAIHHYGKGNTTTLVPHYAERAPLYDDDNKLIGIVTHGRRLDVPELLYYMNRLNKKTIQIDADNELFTKRELEIIFWAQQRLSAKEIAKRLAISYKTVEVHLMNIYNKAGVHSLVQLIEYCRHTGLDKYIPLDFIRKGVQLID
- a CDS encoding purine-cytosine permease family protein, which produces MEENKRDAYAFNRVPINERVSLFNVTLVRMGMATSLAQFMLGTTLGHGMTFFQAMLATTLGSIILVFVSFGLGYAGMREGLSTSVLSRWCGFGKSGSMLIGLAISISLLGWFGVNIALIAQSLLTVLGSHINYFWCSVISGLVFSLLVAFGFNALSITAKIAVPLFLAVIFYMCYHEIVKHTGESLYSSSPLGEGISIGEGATMVAGLFIVGALITPDTSRYCKNGKHVFWMITSSVIIGEFFINGIAILVAHALGTSNVVEIMIHTAGWIGVLTVILSAIKVNDTNLYSASINIIGFLEMLTGKRFNYTAVTLLIGLLGTLLSLSGVLEAFIPFLMALGLIFPPIAGVMLVDYYILRTSRHHLERSRKLGKLPNDVSMPITHLVAIISCALGSTVGVYLKNGIPSVNSIFAAGIIYWLLMTIKSALRK
- a CDS encoding nitrate reductase subunit alpha, which codes for MSKLLDRFRYFKQKGETFAAGHGQVYHTNRDWEDSYRQRWQYDKMVRSTHGVNCTGSCSWKIYVKNGLVTWETQQTDYPRTRPDIPNHEPRGCPRGASYSWYLYSANRLKYPLIRQALLELWREARCQHHDPVAAWQSIMADEQKCQHYKAQRGRGGFVRSSWQELNPLIAAANIWTIKNVGPDRVVGFSPIPAMSMVSYAAGTRYLSLLGGTCLSFYDWYCDLPPASPMTWGEQTDVPESADWYNASYIIAWGSNVPQTRTPDAHFFTEVRYKGTKTVAVTPDYAEVAKLSDQWLAPKQGTDSALALAMGHVLLTEFHLQNPSEYFLNYVRRYTDMPLLVVLDAREDGSFVPGRQLRAADLVNNLGEENNPQWKTVAFDSAGELAVPNGSIGFRWGETGKWNLEQKANGQATEWLLSLLEQRDDVLDVAFAYFGGLENPHFRHVKQDAILVHKLPVKFLRLADGSRVPVTTVYDLTLANYGVDRGLDDNNCARGYHEIRAYSPAWAEQICGVPREQIAQIAREFGASAHKTHGRAMIILGAGINHWYHMDMSYRALINMLIFCGCVGQSGGGWAHYVGQEKLRPQTGWLPLAFALDWHRPPRQMNSTSFFYNHASQWRYEKLQAQALLSPLADAGDYAGHLLDFNVRAERMGWLPSSPQLNVNPLYIAAKARLAGQSAEDWTACALKSGELRMACEQPESGNNHPRNMFIWRSNLLGSSGKGHEYMLRYLLGAESGIQGEPLTDEALMPKEVEWRTAALEGKLDLLVTLDFRMSSTCLFSDIVLPTATWYEKDDMNTSDMHPFIHPLSAAVDPAWESKSDWEIYKGIAKTFSQLCVGHLGVETDVVLQPIQHDTPAELAQGGDIRDWKKGECDLIPGQTAPHIISVQRDYPATYERFTAVGPLLEQLGNGGKGIRWNTDKEVELLRQLNHVKSNGPAKGQPQLNSAIDAAEMILTLAPETNGRVAVKAWRALSEFTGRDHAHLARPKEEEKIRFRDIQAQPRKIISSPTWSGLEAEHVAYNAGYTNVHELIPWRTLSGRQQLYQDHPWMRAFGESLVAYRPPVDTRSLAGLQHIPANGFPEKALNFLTPHQKWGIHSTYSDNLLMLTLSRGGPIVWMSESDARELGIADNDWIEAFNANGALTARAVVSQRIPAGMTMMYHAQERLINLPGSEVTGMRGGIHNSVTRVCPKPTHMIGGYAQLAYGFNYYGTVGSNRDEFIMIRKMKRVNWLDDEGRDGVQEATR
- a CDS encoding helix-turn-helix transcriptional regulator, translating into MSGLCIPLKRENISRQLIYLYENQDDACFIRDNEARYVYINPAMFALLDLPASFSIEGKSLAQVPHWINVFEDEFKHYDKIVMEKSVSLSLVVTSAFGRENCIQPYIFDIKPFFDEQGNVVGTISEARPLLFFSAMNYINGKSPVKLTTHLSDNTFTERELEIIFFSYQGLSSKEIALRLGISHRTVENRLCGLYQRANVHNIQQFREFCKDLSFDYYIPESFLQPKIIVIEAVNA